A single genomic interval of Nerophis ophidion isolate RoL-2023_Sa linkage group LG11, RoL_Noph_v1.0, whole genome shotgun sequence harbors:
- the tcea3 gene encoding transcription elongation factor A protein 3 isoform X2, translating into MTREEDMIQIAKKLDKMVSRNNTEGAMDLLKELKDFNMTVKLLQETRIGMSVNSIRKHCPDEEVIALAKVLIKEWKRLLDAGRPHTDKAAEVKNGLASGKAATSPSSSPSHRRSDADSDTKSSFKEGKEKHNEQKHKKGHEDDLPELQKEAHTKQMVKDGSKKSRAADEAQHEKRNKQVQDHLRGTVEEAKKHEEPKKIHAMKPKEESKQERLTSTTNRHLSDPCRGTSAIIQRPLFERRGVLDSSVLYPTRFPSPPRPARPPLPVKRPPVDVQKERKDPSLGHSHAPRRTSPKARRPSVDSKKKRKEPPDPNAPLPPLPLHLHPPPPLPKRPLQLDGKKGRKNSLDSTLPSQKASDHVRKDRKDSLDSKMAKKQLVEANKERKNSCDSKLVQPVKHSTDVKPDRQESDSKQSSSPPAKKLTAERRASHGSKAPQPAPPQRKPFTDHSERKGKCEPPKTPTTPTSPMSPGFTSAGGPLPPHLTTGDSIRDKCIDMLAAALRTDDDFKDFGTNCDSLAAEIEDHIYQEIKATDMKYKNRVRSRISNLKDPKNPGLRRNVLAGSIDLNRIASMTSEEMASDELKQLRNVLTQEAIREHQMAKTGGTSTDLLQCGKCKKRNCTYNQVQTRSADEPMTTFVLCNECGNRWKFC; encoded by the exons GAGACAAGGATCGGCATGTCTGTGAACAGCATCAGGAAGCACTGCCCGGACGAGGAGGTCATTGCTTTGGCGAAAGTCCTGATTAAGGAATGGAAAAGACTGTTAG ATGCTGGCCGTCCTCACACTGACAAAGCAGCGGAAGTGAAGAACGGTTTAGCCTCCGGCAAAGCAGCTACGTCTCCAAGCAGCTCTCCCAG TCACAGGAGATCGGATGCAGACTCCGACACAAAATCCTCCTTTAAAGAGGGGAAAGAAAAACACAACGagcaaaaacacaaaaagggGCATGAAGACGACCTGCCTGAGCTTCAGAAGGAGGCACACACAAAGCAAATGGTTAAAGACGGAAGCAAAAAGTCAAGAGCAGCAGATGAAGCCCAACATGAGAAGAGAAATAAGCAAGTTCAAGACCATCTGAGGGGCACCGTGGAAGAAGCGAAAAAACACGAGGAACCCAAAAAAATCCATGCCATGAAACCCAAAGAGGAGAGCAAACAAGAGAGGTTAACAAGCACAACAAATCGACACCTTAGTGACCCCTGCAGGGGGACGTCTGCAATAATTCAAAGACCGTTATTTGAAAG GAGAGGAGTTCTTGATAGCAGCGTTCTCTATCCCACCCGCTTCCCCTCACCTCCACGACCCGCTCGGCCTCCACTCCCCGTCAAGCGGCCCCCTGTGGACGTGCAGAAAGAGAG GAAAGACCCTTCGCTTGGACACTCTCACGCTCCAAGGCGTACCTCCCCCAAGGCTAGGCGGCCTTCAGTGGACTCTAAGAAGAAGAG AAAAGAGCCTCCAGACCCCAATGCTCCTCTGCCTCCTCTCCCTCTTCATCTCCACCCACCTCCGCCCCTTCCTAAGCGCCCCTTGCAGCTGGACGGGAAAAAGGGGAG GAAGAACTCCTTGGATTCTACACTGCCCTCGCAGAAGGCGTCAGACCATGTGAGGAAAGACAG GAAAGATAGTCTGGAcagcaaaatggctaaaaagcaGTTGGTGGAAGCCAATAAAGAAAG GAAGAACTCCTGTGACTCCAAATTGGTCCAACCAGTGAAACATTCGACTGATGTTAAACCTGACAG GCAGGAATCGGATTCGAAGCAGAGCAGCTCCCCTCCTGCAAAGAAGCTAACAGCTGAAAG GAGAGCGTCTCATGGCTCAAAGGCCCCTCAGCCTGCACCGCCGCAGAGGAAGCCTTTTACTGACCACAGTGAAAG AAAAGGCAAATGTGAACCCCCTAAAACTCCAACAACGCCCACCAGCCCCATGTCGCCTGGCTTTACCTCAGCTGGCGGCCCGTTGCCCCCTCACTTGACTACTGGAGACTCCATACGAGACAAGTGCATTGACATGCTGGCTGCTGCACTGCGCACTGACG ATGACTTCAAAGATTTTGGAACTAACTGTGACAGCTTGGCAGCAGAAATTGAAGATCATATC TATCAAGAAATAAAGGCCACAGACATGAAATATAAGAACAGAGTGAGGAGTCGCATCAGCAACTTAAAGGACCCAAAGAACCCTGGTCTTCGCAGGAACGTTCTGGCGGGAAGCATTGACCTTAACCGCATTGCCAGTATGACTTCTGAG GAAATGGCCAGCGATGAGCTGAAACAACTGAGGAACGTCCTCACCCAGGAGGCCATCAGGGAGCACCAGATGGCCAAAACCGGTGGCACCTCCACCGACCTGCTGCAGTGCGGCAAGTGCAAGAAGAGGAACTGCACCTACAATCAG GTGCAAACACGCAGCGCTGACGAGCCCATGACCACATTTGTCCTTTGTAACGAGTGTGGAAACCGCTGGAAG TTCTGCTGA
- the tcea3 gene encoding transcription elongation factor A protein 3 isoform X6, with protein sequence MTREEDMIQIAKKLDKMVSRNNTEGAMDLLKELKDFNMTVKLLQETRIGMSVNSIRKHCPDEEVIALAKVLIKEWKRLLDAGRPHTDKAAEVKNGLASGKAATSPSSSPRKEPPDPNAPLPPLPLHLHPPPPLPKRPLQLDGKKGRKNSLDSTLPSQKASDHVRKDRKDSLDSKMAKKQLVEANKERKNSCDSKLVQPVKHSTDVKPDRQESDSKQSSSPPAKKLTAERRASHGSKAPQPAPPQRKPFTDHSERKGKCEPPKTPTTPTSPMSPGFTSAGGPLPPHLTTGDSIRDKCIDMLAAALRTDDDFKDFGTNCDSLAAEIEDHIYQEIKATDMKYKNRVRSRISNLKDPKNPGLRRNVLAGSIDLNRIASMTSEEMASDELKQLRNVLTQEAIREHQMAKTGGTSTDLLQCGKCKKRNCTYNQVQTRSADEPMTTFVLCNECGNRWKFC encoded by the exons GAGACAAGGATCGGCATGTCTGTGAACAGCATCAGGAAGCACTGCCCGGACGAGGAGGTCATTGCTTTGGCGAAAGTCCTGATTAAGGAATGGAAAAGACTGTTAG ATGCTGGCCGTCCTCACACTGACAAAGCAGCGGAAGTGAAGAACGGTTTAGCCTCCGGCAAAGCAGCTACGTCTCCAAGCAGCTCTCCCAG AAAAGAGCCTCCAGACCCCAATGCTCCTCTGCCTCCTCTCCCTCTTCATCTCCACCCACCTCCGCCCCTTCCTAAGCGCCCCTTGCAGCTGGACGGGAAAAAGGGGAG GAAGAACTCCTTGGATTCTACACTGCCCTCGCAGAAGGCGTCAGACCATGTGAGGAAAGACAG GAAAGATAGTCTGGAcagcaaaatggctaaaaagcaGTTGGTGGAAGCCAATAAAGAAAG GAAGAACTCCTGTGACTCCAAATTGGTCCAACCAGTGAAACATTCGACTGATGTTAAACCTGACAG GCAGGAATCGGATTCGAAGCAGAGCAGCTCCCCTCCTGCAAAGAAGCTAACAGCTGAAAG GAGAGCGTCTCATGGCTCAAAGGCCCCTCAGCCTGCACCGCCGCAGAGGAAGCCTTTTACTGACCACAGTGAAAG AAAAGGCAAATGTGAACCCCCTAAAACTCCAACAACGCCCACCAGCCCCATGTCGCCTGGCTTTACCTCAGCTGGCGGCCCGTTGCCCCCTCACTTGACTACTGGAGACTCCATACGAGACAAGTGCATTGACATGCTGGCTGCTGCACTGCGCACTGACG ATGACTTCAAAGATTTTGGAACTAACTGTGACAGCTTGGCAGCAGAAATTGAAGATCATATC TATCAAGAAATAAAGGCCACAGACATGAAATATAAGAACAGAGTGAGGAGTCGCATCAGCAACTTAAAGGACCCAAAGAACCCTGGTCTTCGCAGGAACGTTCTGGCGGGAAGCATTGACCTTAACCGCATTGCCAGTATGACTTCTGAG GAAATGGCCAGCGATGAGCTGAAACAACTGAGGAACGTCCTCACCCAGGAGGCCATCAGGGAGCACCAGATGGCCAAAACCGGTGGCACCTCCACCGACCTGCTGCAGTGCGGCAAGTGCAAGAAGAGGAACTGCACCTACAATCAG GTGCAAACACGCAGCGCTGACGAGCCCATGACCACATTTGTCCTTTGTAACGAGTGTGGAAACCGCTGGAAG TTCTGCTGA
- the tcea3 gene encoding transcription elongation factor A protein 3 isoform X4 produces MTREEDMIQIAKKLDKMVSRNNTEGAMDLLKELKDFNMTVKLLQETRIGMSVNSIRKHCPDEEVIALAKVLIKEWKRLLDAGRPHTDKAAEVKNGLASGKAATSPSSSPRKDPSLGHSHAPRRTSPKARRPSVDSKKKRKIPKDSNVPKDSHSLNFLLPPPRKEPPDPNAPLPPLPLHLHPPPPLPKRPLQLDGKKGRKNSLDSTLPSQKASDHVRKDRKDSLDSKMAKKQLVEANKERKNSCDSKLVQPVKHSTDVKPDRQESDSKQSSSPPAKKLTAERRASHGSKAPQPAPPQRKPFTDHSERKGKCEPPKTPTTPTSPMSPGFTSAGGPLPPHLTTGDSIRDKCIDMLAAALRTDDDFKDFGTNCDSLAAEIEDHIYQEIKATDMKYKNRVRSRISNLKDPKNPGLRRNVLAGSIDLNRIASMTSEEMASDELKQLRNVLTQEAIREHQMAKTGGTSTDLLQCGKCKKRNCTYNQVQTRSADEPMTTFVLCNECGNRWKFC; encoded by the exons GAGACAAGGATCGGCATGTCTGTGAACAGCATCAGGAAGCACTGCCCGGACGAGGAGGTCATTGCTTTGGCGAAAGTCCTGATTAAGGAATGGAAAAGACTGTTAG ATGCTGGCCGTCCTCACACTGACAAAGCAGCGGAAGTGAAGAACGGTTTAGCCTCCGGCAAAGCAGCTACGTCTCCAAGCAGCTCTCCCAG GAAAGACCCTTCGCTTGGACACTCTCACGCTCCAAGGCGTACCTCCCCCAAGGCTAGGCGGCCTTCAGTGGACTCTAAGAAGAAGAG GAAAATCCCAAAAGACTCAAATGTTCCCAAGGATTCTCATTCGTTGAACTTTCTTCTTCCACCGCCAAG AAAAGAGCCTCCAGACCCCAATGCTCCTCTGCCTCCTCTCCCTCTTCATCTCCACCCACCTCCGCCCCTTCCTAAGCGCCCCTTGCAGCTGGACGGGAAAAAGGGGAG GAAGAACTCCTTGGATTCTACACTGCCCTCGCAGAAGGCGTCAGACCATGTGAGGAAAGACAG GAAAGATAGTCTGGAcagcaaaatggctaaaaagcaGTTGGTGGAAGCCAATAAAGAAAG GAAGAACTCCTGTGACTCCAAATTGGTCCAACCAGTGAAACATTCGACTGATGTTAAACCTGACAG GCAGGAATCGGATTCGAAGCAGAGCAGCTCCCCTCCTGCAAAGAAGCTAACAGCTGAAAG GAGAGCGTCTCATGGCTCAAAGGCCCCTCAGCCTGCACCGCCGCAGAGGAAGCCTTTTACTGACCACAGTGAAAG AAAAGGCAAATGTGAACCCCCTAAAACTCCAACAACGCCCACCAGCCCCATGTCGCCTGGCTTTACCTCAGCTGGCGGCCCGTTGCCCCCTCACTTGACTACTGGAGACTCCATACGAGACAAGTGCATTGACATGCTGGCTGCTGCACTGCGCACTGACG ATGACTTCAAAGATTTTGGAACTAACTGTGACAGCTTGGCAGCAGAAATTGAAGATCATATC TATCAAGAAATAAAGGCCACAGACATGAAATATAAGAACAGAGTGAGGAGTCGCATCAGCAACTTAAAGGACCCAAAGAACCCTGGTCTTCGCAGGAACGTTCTGGCGGGAAGCATTGACCTTAACCGCATTGCCAGTATGACTTCTGAG GAAATGGCCAGCGATGAGCTGAAACAACTGAGGAACGTCCTCACCCAGGAGGCCATCAGGGAGCACCAGATGGCCAAAACCGGTGGCACCTCCACCGACCTGCTGCAGTGCGGCAAGTGCAAGAAGAGGAACTGCACCTACAATCAG GTGCAAACACGCAGCGCTGACGAGCCCATGACCACATTTGTCCTTTGTAACGAGTGTGGAAACCGCTGGAAG TTCTGCTGA
- the tcea3 gene encoding transcription elongation factor A protein 3 isoform X1 — MTREEDMIQIAKKLDKMVSRNNTEGAMDLLKELKDFNMTVKLLQETRIGMSVNSIRKHCPDEEVIALAKVLIKEWKRLLDAGRPHTDKAAEVKNGLASGKAATSPSSSPSHRRSDADSDTKSSFKEGKEKHNEQKHKKGHEDDLPELQKEAHTKQMVKDGSKKSRAADEAQHEKRNKQVQDHLRGTVEEAKKHEEPKKIHAMKPKEESKQERLTSTTNRHLSDPCRGTSAIIQRPLFERRGVLDSSVLYPTRFPSPPRPARPPLPVKRPPVDVQKERKDPSLGHSHAPRRTSPKARRPSVDSKKKRKIPKDSNVPKDSHSLNFLLPPPRKEPPDPNAPLPPLPLHLHPPPPLPKRPLQLDGKKGRKNSLDSTLPSQKASDHVRKDRKDSLDSKMAKKQLVEANKERKNSCDSKLVQPVKHSTDVKPDRQESDSKQSSSPPAKKLTAERRASHGSKAPQPAPPQRKPFTDHSERKGKCEPPKTPTTPTSPMSPGFTSAGGPLPPHLTTGDSIRDKCIDMLAAALRTDDDFKDFGTNCDSLAAEIEDHIYQEIKATDMKYKNRVRSRISNLKDPKNPGLRRNVLAGSIDLNRIASMTSEEMASDELKQLRNVLTQEAIREHQMAKTGGTSTDLLQCGKCKKRNCTYNQVQTRSADEPMTTFVLCNECGNRWKFC; from the exons GAGACAAGGATCGGCATGTCTGTGAACAGCATCAGGAAGCACTGCCCGGACGAGGAGGTCATTGCTTTGGCGAAAGTCCTGATTAAGGAATGGAAAAGACTGTTAG ATGCTGGCCGTCCTCACACTGACAAAGCAGCGGAAGTGAAGAACGGTTTAGCCTCCGGCAAAGCAGCTACGTCTCCAAGCAGCTCTCCCAG TCACAGGAGATCGGATGCAGACTCCGACACAAAATCCTCCTTTAAAGAGGGGAAAGAAAAACACAACGagcaaaaacacaaaaagggGCATGAAGACGACCTGCCTGAGCTTCAGAAGGAGGCACACACAAAGCAAATGGTTAAAGACGGAAGCAAAAAGTCAAGAGCAGCAGATGAAGCCCAACATGAGAAGAGAAATAAGCAAGTTCAAGACCATCTGAGGGGCACCGTGGAAGAAGCGAAAAAACACGAGGAACCCAAAAAAATCCATGCCATGAAACCCAAAGAGGAGAGCAAACAAGAGAGGTTAACAAGCACAACAAATCGACACCTTAGTGACCCCTGCAGGGGGACGTCTGCAATAATTCAAAGACCGTTATTTGAAAG GAGAGGAGTTCTTGATAGCAGCGTTCTCTATCCCACCCGCTTCCCCTCACCTCCACGACCCGCTCGGCCTCCACTCCCCGTCAAGCGGCCCCCTGTGGACGTGCAGAAAGAGAG GAAAGACCCTTCGCTTGGACACTCTCACGCTCCAAGGCGTACCTCCCCCAAGGCTAGGCGGCCTTCAGTGGACTCTAAGAAGAAGAG GAAAATCCCAAAAGACTCAAATGTTCCCAAGGATTCTCATTCGTTGAACTTTCTTCTTCCACCGCCAAG AAAAGAGCCTCCAGACCCCAATGCTCCTCTGCCTCCTCTCCCTCTTCATCTCCACCCACCTCCGCCCCTTCCTAAGCGCCCCTTGCAGCTGGACGGGAAAAAGGGGAG GAAGAACTCCTTGGATTCTACACTGCCCTCGCAGAAGGCGTCAGACCATGTGAGGAAAGACAG GAAAGATAGTCTGGAcagcaaaatggctaaaaagcaGTTGGTGGAAGCCAATAAAGAAAG GAAGAACTCCTGTGACTCCAAATTGGTCCAACCAGTGAAACATTCGACTGATGTTAAACCTGACAG GCAGGAATCGGATTCGAAGCAGAGCAGCTCCCCTCCTGCAAAGAAGCTAACAGCTGAAAG GAGAGCGTCTCATGGCTCAAAGGCCCCTCAGCCTGCACCGCCGCAGAGGAAGCCTTTTACTGACCACAGTGAAAG AAAAGGCAAATGTGAACCCCCTAAAACTCCAACAACGCCCACCAGCCCCATGTCGCCTGGCTTTACCTCAGCTGGCGGCCCGTTGCCCCCTCACTTGACTACTGGAGACTCCATACGAGACAAGTGCATTGACATGCTGGCTGCTGCACTGCGCACTGACG ATGACTTCAAAGATTTTGGAACTAACTGTGACAGCTTGGCAGCAGAAATTGAAGATCATATC TATCAAGAAATAAAGGCCACAGACATGAAATATAAGAACAGAGTGAGGAGTCGCATCAGCAACTTAAAGGACCCAAAGAACCCTGGTCTTCGCAGGAACGTTCTGGCGGGAAGCATTGACCTTAACCGCATTGCCAGTATGACTTCTGAG GAAATGGCCAGCGATGAGCTGAAACAACTGAGGAACGTCCTCACCCAGGAGGCCATCAGGGAGCACCAGATGGCCAAAACCGGTGGCACCTCCACCGACCTGCTGCAGTGCGGCAAGTGCAAGAAGAGGAACTGCACCTACAATCAG GTGCAAACACGCAGCGCTGACGAGCCCATGACCACATTTGTCCTTTGTAACGAGTGTGGAAACCGCTGGAAG TTCTGCTGA
- the tcea3 gene encoding transcription elongation factor A protein 3 isoform X5: MTREEDMIQIAKKLDKMVSRNNTEGAMDLLKELKDFNMTVKLLQETRIGMSVNSIRKHCPDEEVIALAKVLIKEWKRLLDAGRPHTDKAAEVKNGLASGKAATSPSSSPRKDPSLGHSHAPRRTSPKARRPSVDSKKKRKEPPDPNAPLPPLPLHLHPPPPLPKRPLQLDGKKGRKNSLDSTLPSQKASDHVRKDRKDSLDSKMAKKQLVEANKERKNSCDSKLVQPVKHSTDVKPDRQESDSKQSSSPPAKKLTAERRASHGSKAPQPAPPQRKPFTDHSERKGKCEPPKTPTTPTSPMSPGFTSAGGPLPPHLTTGDSIRDKCIDMLAAALRTDDDFKDFGTNCDSLAAEIEDHIYQEIKATDMKYKNRVRSRISNLKDPKNPGLRRNVLAGSIDLNRIASMTSEEMASDELKQLRNVLTQEAIREHQMAKTGGTSTDLLQCGKCKKRNCTYNQVQTRSADEPMTTFVLCNECGNRWKFC; this comes from the exons GAGACAAGGATCGGCATGTCTGTGAACAGCATCAGGAAGCACTGCCCGGACGAGGAGGTCATTGCTTTGGCGAAAGTCCTGATTAAGGAATGGAAAAGACTGTTAG ATGCTGGCCGTCCTCACACTGACAAAGCAGCGGAAGTGAAGAACGGTTTAGCCTCCGGCAAAGCAGCTACGTCTCCAAGCAGCTCTCCCAG GAAAGACCCTTCGCTTGGACACTCTCACGCTCCAAGGCGTACCTCCCCCAAGGCTAGGCGGCCTTCAGTGGACTCTAAGAAGAAGAG AAAAGAGCCTCCAGACCCCAATGCTCCTCTGCCTCCTCTCCCTCTTCATCTCCACCCACCTCCGCCCCTTCCTAAGCGCCCCTTGCAGCTGGACGGGAAAAAGGGGAG GAAGAACTCCTTGGATTCTACACTGCCCTCGCAGAAGGCGTCAGACCATGTGAGGAAAGACAG GAAAGATAGTCTGGAcagcaaaatggctaaaaagcaGTTGGTGGAAGCCAATAAAGAAAG GAAGAACTCCTGTGACTCCAAATTGGTCCAACCAGTGAAACATTCGACTGATGTTAAACCTGACAG GCAGGAATCGGATTCGAAGCAGAGCAGCTCCCCTCCTGCAAAGAAGCTAACAGCTGAAAG GAGAGCGTCTCATGGCTCAAAGGCCCCTCAGCCTGCACCGCCGCAGAGGAAGCCTTTTACTGACCACAGTGAAAG AAAAGGCAAATGTGAACCCCCTAAAACTCCAACAACGCCCACCAGCCCCATGTCGCCTGGCTTTACCTCAGCTGGCGGCCCGTTGCCCCCTCACTTGACTACTGGAGACTCCATACGAGACAAGTGCATTGACATGCTGGCTGCTGCACTGCGCACTGACG ATGACTTCAAAGATTTTGGAACTAACTGTGACAGCTTGGCAGCAGAAATTGAAGATCATATC TATCAAGAAATAAAGGCCACAGACATGAAATATAAGAACAGAGTGAGGAGTCGCATCAGCAACTTAAAGGACCCAAAGAACCCTGGTCTTCGCAGGAACGTTCTGGCGGGAAGCATTGACCTTAACCGCATTGCCAGTATGACTTCTGAG GAAATGGCCAGCGATGAGCTGAAACAACTGAGGAACGTCCTCACCCAGGAGGCCATCAGGGAGCACCAGATGGCCAAAACCGGTGGCACCTCCACCGACCTGCTGCAGTGCGGCAAGTGCAAGAAGAGGAACTGCACCTACAATCAG GTGCAAACACGCAGCGCTGACGAGCCCATGACCACATTTGTCCTTTGTAACGAGTGTGGAAACCGCTGGAAG TTCTGCTGA
- the tcea3 gene encoding transcription elongation factor A protein 3 isoform X3 → MTREEDMIQIAKKLDKMVSRNNTEGAMDLLKELKDFNMTVKLLQETRIGMSVNSIRKHCPDEEVIALAKVLIKEWKRLLDAGRPHTDKAAEVKNGLASGKAATSPSSSPSHRRSDADSDTKSSFKEGKEKHNEQKHKKGHEDDLPELQKEAHTKQMVKDGSKKSRAADEAQHEKRNKQVQDHLRGTVEEAKKHEEPKKIHAMKPKEESKQERLTSTTNRHLSDPCRGTSAIIQRPLFERRGVLDSSVLYPTRFPSPPRPARPPLPVKRPPVDVQKERKDPSLGHSHAPRRTSPKARRPSVDSKKKRKIPKDSNVPKDSHSLNFLLPPPRKEPPDPNAPLPPLPLHLHPPPPLPKRPLQLDGKKGRKNSLDSTLPSQKASDHVRKDRKDSLDSKMAKKQLVEANKERKNSCDSKLVQPVKHSTDVKPDRQESDSKQSSSPPAKKLTAERKGKCEPPKTPTTPTSPMSPGFTSAGGPLPPHLTTGDSIRDKCIDMLAAALRTDDDFKDFGTNCDSLAAEIEDHIYQEIKATDMKYKNRVRSRISNLKDPKNPGLRRNVLAGSIDLNRIASMTSEEMASDELKQLRNVLTQEAIREHQMAKTGGTSTDLLQCGKCKKRNCTYNQVQTRSADEPMTTFVLCNECGNRWKFC, encoded by the exons GAGACAAGGATCGGCATGTCTGTGAACAGCATCAGGAAGCACTGCCCGGACGAGGAGGTCATTGCTTTGGCGAAAGTCCTGATTAAGGAATGGAAAAGACTGTTAG ATGCTGGCCGTCCTCACACTGACAAAGCAGCGGAAGTGAAGAACGGTTTAGCCTCCGGCAAAGCAGCTACGTCTCCAAGCAGCTCTCCCAG TCACAGGAGATCGGATGCAGACTCCGACACAAAATCCTCCTTTAAAGAGGGGAAAGAAAAACACAACGagcaaaaacacaaaaagggGCATGAAGACGACCTGCCTGAGCTTCAGAAGGAGGCACACACAAAGCAAATGGTTAAAGACGGAAGCAAAAAGTCAAGAGCAGCAGATGAAGCCCAACATGAGAAGAGAAATAAGCAAGTTCAAGACCATCTGAGGGGCACCGTGGAAGAAGCGAAAAAACACGAGGAACCCAAAAAAATCCATGCCATGAAACCCAAAGAGGAGAGCAAACAAGAGAGGTTAACAAGCACAACAAATCGACACCTTAGTGACCCCTGCAGGGGGACGTCTGCAATAATTCAAAGACCGTTATTTGAAAG GAGAGGAGTTCTTGATAGCAGCGTTCTCTATCCCACCCGCTTCCCCTCACCTCCACGACCCGCTCGGCCTCCACTCCCCGTCAAGCGGCCCCCTGTGGACGTGCAGAAAGAGAG GAAAGACCCTTCGCTTGGACACTCTCACGCTCCAAGGCGTACCTCCCCCAAGGCTAGGCGGCCTTCAGTGGACTCTAAGAAGAAGAG GAAAATCCCAAAAGACTCAAATGTTCCCAAGGATTCTCATTCGTTGAACTTTCTTCTTCCACCGCCAAG AAAAGAGCCTCCAGACCCCAATGCTCCTCTGCCTCCTCTCCCTCTTCATCTCCACCCACCTCCGCCCCTTCCTAAGCGCCCCTTGCAGCTGGACGGGAAAAAGGGGAG GAAGAACTCCTTGGATTCTACACTGCCCTCGCAGAAGGCGTCAGACCATGTGAGGAAAGACAG GAAAGATAGTCTGGAcagcaaaatggctaaaaagcaGTTGGTGGAAGCCAATAAAGAAAG GAAGAACTCCTGTGACTCCAAATTGGTCCAACCAGTGAAACATTCGACTGATGTTAAACCTGACAG GCAGGAATCGGATTCGAAGCAGAGCAGCTCCCCTCCTGCAAAGAAGCTAACAGCTGAAAG AAAAGGCAAATGTGAACCCCCTAAAACTCCAACAACGCCCACCAGCCCCATGTCGCCTGGCTTTACCTCAGCTGGCGGCCCGTTGCCCCCTCACTTGACTACTGGAGACTCCATACGAGACAAGTGCATTGACATGCTGGCTGCTGCACTGCGCACTGACG ATGACTTCAAAGATTTTGGAACTAACTGTGACAGCTTGGCAGCAGAAATTGAAGATCATATC TATCAAGAAATAAAGGCCACAGACATGAAATATAAGAACAGAGTGAGGAGTCGCATCAGCAACTTAAAGGACCCAAAGAACCCTGGTCTTCGCAGGAACGTTCTGGCGGGAAGCATTGACCTTAACCGCATTGCCAGTATGACTTCTGAG GAAATGGCCAGCGATGAGCTGAAACAACTGAGGAACGTCCTCACCCAGGAGGCCATCAGGGAGCACCAGATGGCCAAAACCGGTGGCACCTCCACCGACCTGCTGCAGTGCGGCAAGTGCAAGAAGAGGAACTGCACCTACAATCAG GTGCAAACACGCAGCGCTGACGAGCCCATGACCACATTTGTCCTTTGTAACGAGTGTGGAAACCGCTGGAAG TTCTGCTGA